One Candidatus Zixiibacteriota bacterium genomic window carries:
- the rny gene encoding ribonuclease Y: MNDTVLLIAEAIVVGVVAYLIGWFLARRASSDSVINATKEAKRLVAEATKESAIRKKESRLEAREELMKLKSEFERESETRRRELESQEKRMEDETSSLQKKLDLLETREQEFGRREKSIQTREKGIGIRETELDEIINRQNDQLQKIAQMTPDEAKQQLMDNMMSAAKIEAALHIKEIKDQAEIDANREAKEIILSAIYRCAAEHTVETTVSVVNLPTDEMKGRIIGREGRNIRSFETATGIDVIVDDTPEAVILSGYDPVRREIARMALEKLITDGRIHPTRIEEVVEKSQREMDVIVREAGEQTCFELGVHGLHPDLVSTLGKLNFRTSYGQNVLAHSKEVAMLCGLMAAELELDASLAMVCGLLHDIGKAIDRETEGTHTQIGADFVRRYKTSEAVVNAVEAHHGDVPMLGPYPVLVQAADAISGARPGARREPLEAYIKRLQKLEELADSFKGVSKAYAIQAGREVRVIVENEKLDDLASAILASDLAAKIETEMQYPGQVKVTVVRETRTTEFAK; encoded by the coding sequence ATGAACGACACAGTGCTGCTGATTGCGGAAGCGATCGTAGTAGGTGTGGTGGCTTACCTTATCGGCTGGTTCCTGGCGCGACGCGCTTCCAGCGATAGCGTTATCAACGCCACCAAAGAAGCCAAGCGCTTAGTCGCCGAAGCGACCAAAGAATCCGCGATTAGGAAGAAGGAGTCCCGACTTGAGGCTCGTGAAGAGCTGATGAAGCTTAAGAGCGAGTTTGAGAGGGAATCCGAAACCAGACGGCGAGAACTTGAGAGTCAAGAAAAGCGAATGGAGGACGAGACTAGCTCGCTCCAGAAGAAACTCGATCTTCTCGAAACACGCGAACAGGAATTCGGTCGTCGCGAAAAATCCATCCAAACCCGAGAGAAAGGCATTGGGATCAGGGAGACGGAACTGGATGAGATTATAAACAGACAGAACGACCAACTCCAGAAGATTGCTCAGATGACCCCGGACGAGGCCAAGCAGCAGTTGATGGATAATATGATGAGTGCCGCCAAGATCGAGGCCGCGCTGCATATCAAGGAAATCAAGGACCAGGCCGAAATCGATGCCAATCGCGAGGCCAAAGAAATAATTTTGTCGGCCATCTATCGGTGTGCCGCCGAACATACGGTGGAGACAACAGTTTCCGTCGTGAATCTGCCAACTGACGAGATGAAGGGCCGCATCATTGGCCGTGAAGGACGCAACATTCGTTCGTTTGAGACCGCTACCGGGATCGATGTGATTGTCGATGACACTCCCGAAGCGGTTATTCTGTCCGGCTATGATCCGGTGCGTCGTGAGATCGCTCGCATGGCGCTTGAGAAACTTATTACCGATGGTCGCATTCATCCCACCCGCATCGAAGAAGTCGTAGAGAAATCCCAGCGGGAAATGGATGTTATCGTTCGCGAAGCCGGCGAGCAGACTTGCTTCGAACTCGGCGTTCATGGTTTGCACCCGGATCTGGTCAGTACATTAGGGAAGCTGAATTTCAGAACTTCCTACGGCCAGAACGTCCTGGCCCATTCCAAGGAAGTTGCAATGCTGTGCGGCCTGATGGCGGCCGAACTGGAGTTGGATGCGTCACTGGCCATGGTTTGTGGTCTTCTGCATGATATCGGCAAGGCTATTGACCGTGAGACGGAAGGAACCCATACGCAAATTGGGGCCGATTTTGTCCGTCGCTATAAAACCTCCGAAGCGGTTGTCAACGCTGTCGAAGCTCATCACGGTGACGTCCCTATGCTGGGACCATATCCGGTGCTCGTACAGGCGGCTGACGCCATTTCGGGTGCTCGACCTGGTGCCAGGAGAGAGCCGCTCGAAGCCTATATTAAGCGCTTACAGAAACTGGAAGAACTGGCTGATTCGTTCAAGGGTGTTTCCAAGGCGTATGCCATTCAAGCCGGACGGGAAGTACGCGTGATTGTTGAGAACGAAAAGCTGGATGATCTCGCCAGCGCTATTTTGGCCAGCGATCTTGCTGCCAAGATCGAGACTGAGATGCAGTATCCGGGACAGGTAAAGGTTACGGTAGTTAGGGAAACAAGAACTACTGAGTTCGCTAAGTAG
- a CDS encoding cell division protein ZapA: MPDNKVVISIYGEEYPIAGVEDSSHISKVADLVDTRMRATAEGSRVKARDKVAILTAMSLASEVMAQSEQLNKDGNRYDTELDAILARLDQALLT; the protein is encoded by the coding sequence ATGCCTGATAACAAAGTTGTGATAAGCATATATGGCGAGGAGTATCCCATTGCTGGGGTTGAGGATTCGTCGCATATATCCAAGGTCGCGGACCTGGTTGATACTCGGATGAGAGCTACTGCCGAAGGAAGTCGTGTGAAAGCTCGTGACAAAGTGGCTATTTTGACAGCCATGTCGTTGGCTTCGGAAGTGATGGCTCAGTCTGAGCAACTGAATAAGGATGGCAACCGATATGACACTGAGCTGGATGCAATTCTAGCTCGTCTTGATCAAGCCCTGCTCACCTGA